A window of the Pseudomonas furukawaii genome harbors these coding sequences:
- a CDS encoding MATE family efflux transporter, which yields MELSVKSAETRVSRATTELRALLRLATPIMVAQLSNTAMGFVDAVMAGRVSPRDLAAVALGNSIWIPVFLLMTGTLLATTAKVAQRFGANREAEIGPLVRQALWLALAVGLAGALVLLSARPILELMGVAPELVAPAMGYLQGIAFGFPAVALYYVLRCFSDGLGRTRPSMVLGLSGLMLNIPLNYVLIHGHLGMPALGGVGCGWASGIVMWFMMLGMLGWVIRTPVYQPSGLFERFDRPQLAAIGRFLAIGLPIGIAIFAESSIFAVIALLIGGLGATVVAGHQVALNFSALVFMIPYALSMAITVRVGQALGRGEPRAARFAAGVGIGVALAYACLSASLMLLGRELIAKMYSPDPAVIAVAAGLIVYSALFQFSDAIQVAAAGALRGYQDTRATMVFTLFAYWGIGLPVGYALGLTDWLGEATGPKGLWQGLVVGLTCAAAMLSLRLVRSARRRIRD from the coding sequence ATGGAACTATCCGTCAAATCCGCGGAGACCCGCGTCAGCCGCGCCACCACCGAGTTGCGCGCACTGCTCCGGCTGGCTACCCCCATCATGGTGGCCCAGCTCTCCAACACCGCCATGGGCTTCGTCGACGCCGTCATGGCCGGTCGCGTCAGCCCCCGCGACCTGGCCGCTGTGGCCCTCGGAAATTCCATCTGGATTCCGGTTTTCCTGCTGATGACCGGCACCTTGCTGGCGACCACCGCCAAGGTCGCCCAGCGCTTCGGCGCCAACCGTGAAGCGGAAATCGGTCCACTGGTTCGCCAGGCCCTCTGGCTGGCGCTGGCGGTGGGACTGGCCGGCGCCCTGGTGCTGCTCAGCGCCCGGCCGATCCTGGAGCTGATGGGCGTCGCCCCTGAGCTGGTCGCGCCCGCCATGGGCTATCTCCAGGGCATCGCCTTCGGTTTTCCCGCTGTGGCGCTGTACTACGTGCTGCGCTGCTTCAGCGACGGCCTGGGCCGGACGCGCCCCAGCATGGTGCTGGGCCTCTCGGGGCTGATGCTGAACATTCCCCTGAACTATGTGCTGATCCACGGCCACCTCGGCATGCCCGCGCTGGGCGGCGTGGGATGTGGCTGGGCCAGCGGTATCGTGATGTGGTTCATGATGCTGGGCATGTTGGGGTGGGTGATCCGCACCCCGGTCTACCAGCCGAGCGGCCTGTTCGAACGCTTCGACAGACCGCAACTGGCGGCGATCGGCCGTTTTCTCGCCATCGGGCTCCCGATTGGCATCGCCATCTTCGCCGAATCCAGCATCTTCGCCGTGATCGCGCTGCTGATCGGTGGACTGGGTGCGACAGTCGTGGCCGGGCACCAGGTCGCGCTGAACTTCAGCGCCCTGGTCTTCATGATCCCCTATGCACTGTCCATGGCCATCACCGTCCGCGTGGGCCAGGCGCTGGGACGCGGCGAACCCCGGGCCGCGCGATTCGCCGCCGGCGTGGGCATCGGCGTGGCGCTGGCCTATGCCTGCCTGTCCGCCAGCCTGATGCTGCTGGGCCGGGAGCTGATCGCGAAGATGTACTCGCCGGACCCGGCCGTGATCGCCGTGGCGGCGGGGCTCATCGTCTACTCGGCGCTCTTCCAGTTCTCCGACGCCATCCAGGTGGCCGCCGCCGGCGCACTGAGGGGCTACCAGGACACCCGCGCCACCATGGTCTTCACCCTCTTCGCCTACTGGGGCATCGGCCTGCCGGTGGGCTACGCACTGGGCCTGACCGACTGGCTGGGCGAGGCGACGGGGCCCAAGGGACTCTGGCAGGGCCTGGTGGTGGGGCTGACCTGCGCCGCGGCGATGCTCAGCCTGCGGCTGGTGCGCAGCGCCAGGCGAAGGATTCGCGACTGA